GATCGCCCTCGAAAACTCAAGCTGGAATTGTGGATCGATTATCTAAACGACATCGAAAAAATATTCTCACATTTAAAACGTACGGAAACTTTAAAGAAAATCTCAAGTGAATGGATTCGAATTCAAGGGAGGGAGAATTTCACCGATAAGGACGCAGGTTAAAAAGTGAATGCGGAAATTCTAATGTGATATCCGAGTAGATTGAAGATCCGGGGTTGGTAAAAAAAGAAGGGGAATTTAACTCTACAAAATTCCCCGATTCTTATTCTTTAATCAAACGTTCTATGGTTTTTTCGGAAAGTTGTTTCATCTGAACGCCTTTTCCGGTAATGGCTTCTAAGGATTTGGAGAAATTCTCCTGACCTTTCAACATTCCCACTGAAAAAATGTTCTCTGATTCTACTTCCAAGTTACGGATCGAATCCGTAAGTTTATTCTTTTTATCTTGAATCTGCTCTTTTAGAACGGCCTGATCCATATCCGGATTTTCCGATAACTCTCTGAACAAAGGTGTCTCTCCGAAAAGAATGTTGATGAGTTCGCTGTTAGGCGTGCTCCCTTCATTCAAAATTCCGAGTTTCATCTGTTCTTTGGAGAATTCTCCCTGCAGGCTGGAAAGGGTTTCCTGGATTTTCAAGTATCGGGAAGTGAGTCCCGAAGAAAATTCTGTTTTGTCCAGACTTCCTTGTCCTTCTTGTGCAGACGCAGTTCTCCCGCTAACGGAAGACCGTTTGTCGCGGATGAGTTTTTCAGCCGAGCTGATCAGATTTGTGAGTGGAACTTCCATGTTCTTTCCTCCCTTCAGAATGATAAATCCGGAAAGAACACCAACTGTTGTTGTGAACTTTAGAAGGGACTTCTTTCCTTAAGTGCTCTATGTCGCATCAAAGATTTTAATTCTGTAGACAATCTATACTAGATATCGGACGGTACTCGGGAAATAAATGAATTTTTTTTCGGAAATTGTAAAAAAAAATATAAATTGACTTAAGATTTCAAAGATTCATGCGACGAAACATCCAAAAA
This is a stretch of genomic DNA from Leptospira tipperaryensis. It encodes these proteins:
- a CDS encoding LIC10415 family protein yields the protein MEVPLTNLISSAEKLIRDKRSSVSGRTASAQEGQGSLDKTEFSSGLTSRYLKIQETLSSLQGEFSKEQMKLGILNEGSTPNSELINILFGETPLFRELSENPDMDQAVLKEQIQDKKNKLTDSIRNLEVESENIFSVGMLKGQENFSKSLEAITGKGVQMKQLSEKTIERLIKE